Proteins co-encoded in one Thermoplasma sp. Kam2015 genomic window:
- a CDS encoding CARDB domain-containing protein: MNKSIIFVAVIALLMIGMAGTAANAQTAPFYSSQVSFPSYVGTGQQFNITITSTAGFSNYNYTIYIAGTNLTGISPTNTIHQYYPSKYNYTASITAPDVPQTLYLYIVTSAEFDGIQENYSEMITISVVSPIYFHVSLSNPSAYPVYNVTATFYVDGVPVIQKTVPKIMPGSTVEVNVTYVNPNLGHGSHTLTVTLNNANIKIDGNANSITTKFYYGTPPNYDWIFYVFGVVLIFMVVMVLGSNRGRNQPKWKRSKK, from the coding sequence ATGAACAAATCGATAATCTTTGTGGCAGTGATCGCACTTCTTATGATCGGAATGGCAGGAACTGCGGCCAATGCACAGACCGCGCCCTTCTACTCGAGTCAGGTGAGTTTCCCATCGTATGTCGGCACAGGCCAGCAGTTCAATATAACAATAACAAGTACAGCTGGATTCAGCAATTATAATTACACGATTTATATAGCTGGTACGAATCTTACTGGAATAAGCCCAACTAACACTATACATCAGTATTACCCATCAAAATATAATTACACTGCCAGTATAACGGCTCCAGATGTTCCACAGACACTTTATCTCTACATAGTAACATCTGCTGAATTCGATGGCATCCAGGAGAATTATTCAGAGATGATAACGATCTCGGTTGTTTCACCTATCTATTTCCATGTATCTCTGAGTAATCCATCCGCATATCCAGTTTACAATGTTACGGCAACGTTTTATGTGGATGGCGTCCCCGTAATTCAAAAGACGGTGCCGAAAATAATGCCAGGATCAACTGTGGAGGTTAACGTCACATACGTTAATCCCAATCTTGGTCATGGATCACATACGCTTACGGTCACCTTGAACAACGCCAACATCAAAATAGATGGGAATGCAAACTCCATAACTACAAAATTTTACTACGGAACCCCGCCGAACTATGACTGGATATTCTATGTATTTGGCGTCGTATTGATATTTATGGTGGTAATGGTCCTCGGATCGAACAGAGGACGCAATCAGCCCAAATGGAAAAGATCAAAGAAATAA
- a CDS encoding glycosyltransferase family 39 protein, translated as MFETVERNENKFDLTLIFKRYETEIILGIIFVFYLFMANFFSWSQAFDYPFLNNSGGSDPYFNYYIIQYILTYHTQLLHELFLNYPIGAGNPRPPFFHWMIAFVATILSPIFGVYKAAYYAFAEFDAVFGALLIIPVYLMAKEAFGKKAGIIAAFLYALMPGNLSAGILTDGRMHTPELLFAFLAIYFFEMAIKNAKKGLFINKLSDVKSYLPSIISYYSKNKKATIYALLSGAALGGLMLSWQGYAYIQVIILIYVVVQSVINLLTRKPTGYLTYITTLSMFLGFLMGAYYYYGSGLISGWYTPEVQMAVLGIAFLILINIIGRKPWVITVPLTIAVSLGGFFVLLKLEPTTMHTLISGEGYFIKTRVYTTIAEAAPLPLGEYINSFGVAQFIFGMSGIVYVLYKYVKEKTDILMFILVFSLVSIYMSFEAARFNITAAPAYGILGGAVLIYFIDMAKLTEVRKRNIGSSTLKKTLKGNINWVHASFAIILVLVLIIPSGIGMVNAAIPENSASTINSQIYHELPPFLRANNSSNAQYFGSSGFYIANSSQPLAQSFAWLSTQNTNVPIDERPAYVNWWDYGFQEVLEGQHPTVADDFQQGYVPAGQILLSGNQSQILGVMIARLIKGYEANYHNFAPINSTIKQYLGSKAAQIVYRSYVDPASFTSTVLSNTSIYGNFINSSTPDNIYYGFLRGYLASTFSLNTLSDLYAALEDVTGYSIQYIQIDHNLFPFSGDNPGIFYAPAYLTDQATYTYDGEIVPYTYYQIYASTDQGTYPLNQLPTDLTPIGFNITYTPAFYNTSIYRFLVGYPPSAVGQSNGIPGISYGVGQYEIMPAWNMSNFELVYLGVPYNPYNNTTAHPNAWKIVPIQEAYTLTSEGKGKAQLLPPLSEIYNGADPIVAYYPGAYINGRVTTESGSGVGGVYVTIFDQYGIPHERVITNSTGYYNLIGLPGNDTVVISTGTLDPLTLIGSNVISYWKVHISDAQAEHISTSVNLTSGLPDYYIIHNFVIKNTTISGNLGYTYRTSYNRTSTVHVNTGTVILHNSTYNYTISKNVVNGQYEFNSIPPYDYSVSAIIDGKYYGNITIANTTVGGSYVYNAYVPMNTVNLTVLVGNTPINGLTIYVNGAPYNEVSAENGHYLIYLPSGNYEINAMDQNSTTDTIFESLSGWNEFINISANAYPVVHVSGIASNISTLKFLSDGNYGNVTASVDISNGSYAVSIPSGSYTVYGYGDGYAFLGTYTFTTDTKLNISGYPSSLISLESNVTNISLSSGYYSIVTGNSFIYYQYSGSSEFNISLPDGYYSIYSSSVVAGQSYSANIKVPLMRSLTYQMHLVNSTLTGIVLYNSGVSPSYDSNSSIRNGYIVLYSYRTPIEAVPITPSGYTDIVYASNTGSPSIKVISPYFENYTVTNLAPAMTLGMTPINIPIDITLYNSSIPAVFNGYVDLRGEYDYNLSLINGVIVGSVLPGIYTITIHNATNIIKYNDRPIAASRTIKLPVQILANVSSNLSNLYLFSQTGSRVMLGIIPVGTYEEYYISGSSYHLSMFNVTRNIQINNITTASGFYLNISNDLGILGNYTVSGNGYRISGLSSLVLPAGSYHITFSGALSNYTGSFYATGYSNVTLNANTNETINVTLVQVMTNLRIDTDHPYSTVYLYYNGSFYSGANANGTGIAYFKVPTRDYTVYALSRTYSTGYFGSLSISPFERSKTFNASMTNSYKVFMLTAVDGVQEPLNVSISSGNANINVNSSIGYIYLPIGNYTVSSQISSSESFPSETVSITFASSSTVYVKGQTYVNLNLVKEKVFSFSITQISKIKTFKYIIKNGTIIYYPLSYNFTIMNTGNSIVNITLSSGNLSEFRMIFFGKNISDGKLMLIPGQEDNVTANITPLKMMNSGQISIPVNITYNGGNTTKYLYANFPSLVAFDVSAGISSVNGTYLELPVIINNTGNANITVNLNISAAEINNLSLLDYSVKYPYNVTIPAYSSRSVNITLIPTTSTPAPQVSVKVVVSGYNTTYSLTLNASYPQLSKASVVASGNGVISNYTSNPYLSLIIGLSLIAVTVIVGLSVSAYRGRRRK; from the coding sequence ATGTTTGAAACTGTAGAGAGAAACGAAAACAAATTCGATCTTACATTGATATTCAAGAGATACGAAACAGAGATAATACTGGGTATAATCTTTGTTTTCTATCTCTTTATGGCCAACTTCTTTTCTTGGTCGCAGGCTTTTGACTACCCGTTTCTCAACAATTCGGGTGGCAGTGATCCGTATTTCAATTATTATATTATTCAATATATATTAACATACCACACTCAGTTATTGCATGAATTGTTCCTCAATTATCCTATTGGGGCAGGAAATCCGAGACCACCATTCTTTCACTGGATGATAGCGTTTGTAGCCACTATACTTTCACCTATATTTGGTGTATATAAGGCTGCATATTACGCATTCGCCGAGTTCGATGCGGTATTCGGGGCGCTTCTTATAATACCAGTTTATTTGATGGCAAAGGAGGCCTTCGGTAAAAAGGCAGGTATAATAGCAGCATTCCTGTATGCACTTATGCCAGGAAACCTATCTGCCGGTATATTGACCGATGGTAGAATGCACACTCCAGAGCTCCTATTCGCATTCCTGGCCATATACTTCTTTGAGATGGCGATAAAAAATGCCAAGAAAGGCCTATTTATAAATAAACTATCGGATGTAAAGTCATATTTGCCGTCCATAATTTCCTACTATTCCAAGAATAAGAAAGCTACTATCTATGCCCTCCTGTCTGGGGCTGCTCTGGGGGGGCTGATGCTCTCCTGGCAGGGTTATGCCTACATTCAGGTAATCATACTTATATATGTAGTCGTTCAGTCTGTGATAAATCTTCTCACAAGAAAGCCTACGGGCTATCTTACCTATATAACGACACTGTCTATGTTTCTTGGTTTTCTGATGGGCGCTTACTACTACTACGGTTCAGGGCTTATATCTGGCTGGTATACCCCAGAGGTGCAGATGGCGGTACTTGGTATCGCATTCCTTATCCTAATAAATATAATTGGCAGGAAACCATGGGTGATAACAGTTCCGTTGACCATAGCCGTTTCTCTGGGTGGTTTCTTCGTCTTACTCAAATTGGAACCAACCACTATGCATACTCTCATATCCGGAGAAGGTTATTTCATCAAAACGAGGGTCTATACCACGATAGCAGAGGCAGCTCCGCTACCGCTTGGTGAATATATAAATAGTTTCGGTGTGGCTCAGTTCATATTTGGAATGAGCGGAATAGTCTATGTATTGTACAAATACGTGAAAGAAAAAACCGACATACTTATGTTTATTCTAGTCTTCTCTCTGGTCTCAATTTATATGAGCTTCGAAGCAGCAAGGTTCAATATTACTGCAGCTCCAGCTTATGGGATTCTAGGTGGCGCCGTATTGATCTATTTCATAGACATGGCCAAGCTAACAGAGGTCAGAAAGAGAAACATTGGAAGCTCTACGCTGAAGAAGACGCTGAAGGGAAATATAAACTGGGTTCATGCAAGCTTCGCAATAATACTGGTATTGGTGCTTATAATACCTTCCGGTATTGGCATGGTAAATGCCGCTATACCGGAAAACAGTGCCTCAACAATAAATTCTCAGATCTATCATGAGCTTCCACCTTTCCTCAGGGCCAACAATTCGAGTAACGCCCAATACTTTGGTTCATCAGGTTTCTACATAGCCAATTCATCTCAGCCGCTGGCTCAGTCCTTCGCATGGCTATCTACGCAGAACACCAATGTTCCTATAGATGAGAGGCCAGCGTACGTTAACTGGTGGGATTATGGTTTCCAGGAAGTTCTAGAAGGACAGCATCCAACGGTGGCGGATGACTTCCAGCAGGGTTACGTTCCAGCTGGTCAGATACTGCTATCTGGAAATCAGAGTCAGATACTTGGCGTGATGATAGCAAGATTGATAAAAGGCTATGAAGCTAATTACCACAATTTTGCCCCAATAAACTCGACGATCAAACAATATTTGGGATCAAAAGCTGCCCAGATTGTATATAGATCATATGTTGATCCTGCATCATTTACCTCCACCGTACTTTCGAACACAAGCATCTATGGAAATTTCATTAATTCTTCAACACCAGACAATATCTACTATGGATTCCTTAGGGGATATCTTGCCAGTACATTTAGTCTCAATACACTCAGCGATCTTTATGCTGCCCTTGAAGATGTTACAGGTTATTCAATTCAGTATATCCAGATCGATCACAATCTTTTCCCATTCTCTGGTGATAACCCGGGTATCTTTTATGCACCAGCATACCTTACAGATCAGGCAACATATACCTATGATGGAGAGATAGTTCCATACACATATTATCAGATCTACGCATCCACTGATCAGGGTACATATCCGCTCAACCAGTTACCGACAGATCTTACGCCTATTGGGTTTAACATAACGTATACCCCAGCATTTTATAACACATCAATATACAGATTTCTGGTCGGATATCCGCCTTCAGCGGTGGGGCAGTCCAACGGTATTCCTGGAATTTCGTATGGGGTTGGACAGTACGAGATAATGCCTGCCTGGAATATGAGCAACTTCGAGCTTGTATACCTTGGTGTTCCTTACAATCCATATAACAATACAACTGCTCATCCAAACGCATGGAAGATAGTACCGATCCAGGAAGCGTATACCCTTACATCTGAAGGTAAGGGAAAGGCTCAGCTTCTGCCACCGCTGTCCGAAATATATAATGGTGCAGATCCGATCGTTGCCTATTATCCAGGTGCATATATAAACGGTAGAGTTACCACAGAATCTGGTTCTGGTGTTGGCGGGGTTTACGTCACTATATTCGATCAGTATGGTATACCCCATGAACGTGTAATCACTAATTCAACTGGGTATTACAATTTAATAGGTCTTCCAGGAAATGATACAGTTGTTATAAGCACAGGTACGTTGGATCCACTTACACTCATAGGATCTAATGTTATCTCATACTGGAAGGTTCATATATCAGATGCGCAGGCAGAGCATATCTCAACATCGGTCAATTTGACAAGTGGTTTGCCAGATTATTATATTATACACAATTTTGTGATAAAGAACACAACAATAAGTGGTAACCTGGGATATACTTACAGGACGTCGTACAATCGAACATCAACCGTGCATGTTAATACTGGAACTGTGATCCTTCACAACTCGACATACAACTATACGATTAGCAAAAACGTTGTTAACGGTCAGTATGAATTTAATAGTATACCTCCTTATGATTATTCTGTATCCGCAATAATTGATGGAAAATATTATGGAAACATTACTATAGCGAATACAACTGTGGGAGGGTCTTACGTATACAACGCATACGTTCCAATGAATACAGTGAATCTGACCGTTCTGGTAGGTAATACGCCCATAAATGGTCTCACGATTTACGTTAACGGTGCTCCTTATAATGAAGTATCCGCAGAAAATGGCCATTATCTGATATATCTTCCCTCTGGCAACTATGAGATAAATGCCATGGATCAGAATTCAACAACCGACACGATTTTTGAGTCGCTTTCCGGCTGGAACGAATTCATTAACATATCAGCCAACGCGTATCCTGTCGTTCATGTCAGTGGTATTGCCTCTAATATTTCAACGCTCAAGTTTCTTTCAGACGGAAACTATGGAAATGTAACTGCCTCTGTTGATATAAGCAATGGCAGTTATGCAGTATCCATACCGTCCGGATCATATACCGTATACGGTTACGGAGATGGATATGCGTTCCTTGGAACGTATACATTTACAACCGATACAAAATTGAACATCTCTGGATATCCGTCCAGCTTGATTTCCCTGGAATCAAATGTCACCAACATATCTTTGAGCTCTGGATACTATTCCATAGTTACTGGCAACTCTTTCATATATTACCAGTACAGTGGCAGCTCTGAGTTTAATATCAGTCTACCCGATGGATATTATTCCATATATTCATCAAGTGTTGTGGCCGGTCAGAGCTATTCGGCGAATATTAAAGTCCCATTGATGCGCAGCCTCACTTATCAGATGCATCTTGTCAACTCAACATTAACCGGTATAGTTTTATATAACTCCGGTGTTAGCCCATCTTACGATTCAAATTCTTCTATAAGGAATGGTTATATCGTTCTTTACTCATACAGGACCCCTATTGAAGCTGTGCCAATTACGCCTTCAGGATATACTGATATAGTTTATGCATCCAATACCGGGAGCCCGTCAATAAAGGTGATATCTCCATACTTTGAAAATTACACCGTCACAAATCTGGCACCCGCCATGACCCTCGGTATGACTCCAATTAACATTCCAATTGATATAACGCTATACAATTCATCTATTCCAGCGGTGTTCAACGGTTATGTAGATCTTAGAGGAGAGTACGATTATAACCTTTCACTGATCAATGGCGTCATAGTTGGATCCGTTCTACCAGGAATATACACAATAACGATTCACAATGCTACAAACATCATAAAATATAATGATCGTCCAATAGCTGCATCAAGGACGATAAAGCTACCTGTTCAGATATTAGCCAATGTATCTAGCAATCTAAGCAACCTGTATCTGTTCAGTCAAACTGGTTCGCGTGTTATGTTAGGAATTATTCCTGTTGGAACATACGAGGAATATTATATTTCAGGTTCAAGCTACCATCTCTCTATGTTTAACGTGACGAGAAATATTCAGATAAACAACATAACCACGGCATCTGGTTTCTATCTCAACATCAGCAATGACCTTGGCATTTTAGGCAATTATACTGTTTCAGGGAATGGATACAGGATATCAGGCCTATCCAGTCTGGTCTTACCGGCAGGGAGTTACCATATAACATTCTCCGGTGCTCTTTCCAATTACACTGGATCCTTCTATGCAACAGGATATTCAAATGTAACGTTGAATGCAAACACCAATGAAACAATAAATGTCACGCTTGTCCAGGTCATGACCAATTTGAGGATAGATACAGATCATCCATATTCCACAGTTTACCTGTATTATAATGGTTCTTTTTACTCCGGAGCCAATGCAAACGGTACGGGCATAGCATATTTCAAGGTTCCTACGAGAGATTATACCGTATATGCATTGAGTCGCACGTACAGTACTGGTTACTTCGGTTCATTATCCATAAGCCCATTTGAAAGGTCAAAGACATTCAACGCAAGCATGACCAACTCCTACAAAGTCTTCATGTTGACGGCTGTAGATGGAGTACAGGAGCCCTTGAACGTCTCAATTTCTTCTGGAAATGCTAACATAAATGTAAACAGCTCGATCGGATACATCTATCTGCCGATAGGGAATTATACCGTTTCTTCACAGATAAGCAGTAGCGAAAGTTTCCCATCAGAGACGGTTAGCATAACATTCGCCAGCTCTTCCACCGTATACGTAAAAGGTCAAACATATGTGAACCTTAATTTGGTCAAAGAGAAGGTCTTTTCATTCTCTATAACTCAAATTTCCAAGATAAAGACCTTTAAATATATTATCAAAAATGGAACGATTATCTACTATCCTTTGAGCTATAACTTCACAATTATGAATACTGGGAATTCAATCGTAAATATAACGCTTTCATCCGGTAATCTGAGTGAGTTTCGCATGATATTCTTCGGTAAGAACATAAGCGATGGAAAGTTGATGTTGATCCCTGGGCAGGAAGATAATGTAACCGCAAACATAACTCCACTAAAGATGATGAACTCCGGGCAAATAAGCATCCCAGTGAATATAACCTATAATGGCGGTAATACTACCAAATATCTTTACGCAAACTTTCCATCTCTTGTTGCTTTCGATGTCTCTGCCGGAATAAGTTCAGTGAATGGGACTTATCTTGAATTACCAGTTATAATAAACAATACCGGCAATGCGAACATAACGGTAAATCTTAATATATCTGCGGCTGAGATAAACAATCTTTCGCTGCTAGATTATTCTGTTAAGTATCCATACAATGTTACTATACCTGCATACAGCTCCAGATCGGTGAATATAACTCTTATACCCACAACGAGCACTCCGGCGCCGCAGGTTTCAGTTAAGGTTGTGGTCAGTGGTTATAATACCACGTATAGTTTAACGCTGAATGCCAGTTATCCACAGCTCTCAAAGGCAAGCGTGGTTGCGAGTGGCAATGGAGTAATAAGCAATTATACATCGAATCCATATCTTAGCCTCATAATCGGCTTGAGTTTGATCGCTGTGACCGTCATAGTTGGTCTAAGTGTATCAGCATACAGGGGGAGGCGCAGGAAATGA
- a CDS encoding KEOPS complex subunit Pcc1 gives MQVKLYLDGYQYRILRPDVEGRYGKADVSLHSEGGSFYIYIEAPDTGSLRTSLSSIARLFHVIDRMEGLING, from the coding sequence ATGCAAGTTAAACTATATCTTGATGGATATCAGTACCGTATATTAAGACCAGATGTTGAGGGGAGATATGGTAAGGCTGACGTCTCTCTCCATAGTGAAGGCGGGAGTTTTTACATTTATATAGAAGCACCTGATACAGGATCGCTGAGAACTTCATTGTCCTCAATTGCGAGACTATTTCATGTGATAGATAGGATGGAGGGATTAATTAATGGTTGA
- a CDS encoding prefoldin subunit beta: protein MVEPNISAYLQNQLRQAQELEENIEKLATQRYQLDLSLKEMQKTLDELNKLDESTPIYRTVGSILYRVQDKKKLVDELDEQIELAKIRISTLEKQQKSLEEKYKELQNAIRDRYNQENKKGATN from the coding sequence ATGGTTGAACCAAATATAAGTGCATACTTGCAGAATCAATTACGCCAGGCCCAGGAACTTGAAGAAAATATAGAAAAACTAGCAACACAGAGATATCAACTTGATCTAAGTCTTAAGGAGATGCAGAAGACGCTTGACGAATTGAATAAACTCGATGAAAGTACTCCAATATATCGCACCGTGGGATCTATTTTATACAGAGTGCAGGATAAGAAAAAGCTGGTAGATGAATTGGATGAGCAGATAGAACTGGCAAAGATAAGAATAAGTACACTCGAGAAACAGCAGAAATCACTTGAAGAAAAATACAAGGAACTACAGAATGCAATAAGGGATAGATATAATCAGGAGAATAAGAAAGGTGCCACAAATTGA
- the mptA gene encoding GTP cyclohydrolase MptA encodes MIDFLDVQKELPSIGVRINRVGVKKINFPLKLGEDFAFLVIDLFVDIPETRKGADMSRAVESIHKVLNSWSDSERIGEIGIAICDEALSRFNYSEKSESYIEINYFKREKDRYLEYKIYLHSIKNRLNTLKNEIGMSYVTMTACPCAMETTRALISKDNPELSDYLISIPTVTHNQRNIIKLFVENKGNNISIWQLASIIENVQGRPLDSLLKRIDEGNLVYRAHKNPRFVEDVVREIAYVAANSLAIPDEAKIRVSSESDESIHPHNAFAELELSAGELRRISRK; translated from the coding sequence TTGATAGATTTCCTGGATGTCCAGAAGGAGCTCCCATCCATTGGTGTGAGGATCAATAGGGTTGGGGTAAAGAAGATAAATTTTCCACTGAAACTCGGCGAGGATTTCGCTTTCTTAGTTATCGATCTATTTGTTGATATCCCTGAAACAAGAAAAGGCGCTGACATGTCCAGAGCAGTGGAATCCATCCACAAGGTCCTTAATAGCTGGTCAGATAGCGAAAGAATAGGAGAAATAGGTATTGCCATATGTGATGAAGCCCTCTCAAGGTTCAACTATTCAGAAAAATCAGAGAGTTACATTGAAATAAACTATTTCAAAAGGGAAAAGGATAGATACCTTGAATATAAAATATATTTACATTCAATTAAAAATCGTCTTAATACCCTAAAAAACGAAATTGGGATGTCCTATGTTACGATGACGGCCTGCCCATGCGCCATGGAAACCACAAGAGCATTGATCAGTAAGGATAATCCGGAACTATCGGATTATCTGATATCTATTCCAACCGTTACTCATAATCAGAGAAATATTATAAAATTATTTGTTGAAAACAAAGGGAACAATATCTCTATATGGCAACTTGCAAGCATAATAGAAAATGTTCAGGGTAGACCGCTCGATTCGCTTCTTAAAAGGATTGATGAAGGAAATCTTGTCTATAGGGCTCATAAGAATCCAAGATTTGTTGAAGATGTTGTACGTGAAATAGCCTATGTGGCTGCCAATTCTCTGGCAATTCCAGACGAAGCGAAGATAAGAGTATCATCCGAAAGTGATGAGAGCATACACCCACATAATGCGTTCGCAGAACTAGAACTGAGCGCGGGTGAACTTAGAAGGATCTCCAGAAAATAA